The DNA region TGTCCATGAAGTGGTATCCGGATGGGTCACTGTATGAAAACTCGACCTTCTGGCGCTCGGTAGGAACGATGTCCACTTTGTCGCCGGAGGCGAAGCGGATGTCTTTGGTCTTGCCGGACTGGAACGAGCGGATGGTCGCCATGATGAGGGCGTTGCCCTTACCTGGGGTGCGGTGTTCGATGTTGAGGACGATACCGGTTTCGCCGTTGTACTTGATGGCCTGACCTCTTTTCAGGTTGGTTGCAACAATTGCCATGACAGGGATAGTGTTTGGTTTGGGTTCGCTAAGTCGTTTAGCTGGATGGTATGAACTATGCCGAATGACAATGACTTGTCATCCTAAATTGATACTAGGAGGCGGTGGAGCGGATGAACTCGTCGCGCAGTTCCTTCGGGTTGGAGTGGATCTGAAGGTCGGCCGCGAGCAGCGCGTCGTCGTCGACGTTGACGGTGCGGGTGGTGACCTTGCCTTGGAACTCGCCTCCGGCCGGAATGTTGAGGTCCTGGTGGATCAGTGCGTGGGCGTCGATACGTCCTTCGACCTCGATGCTATCGGCGATGACCGGGCCGGTGATTTTGACGTCAGTGCGGCGTGGAATGACCAGTTCGCGGCAGGTGATGGCGGCGTCCAGCGTGCCGGAGAAATTGATTTCGACGCGTCCGGTGCATTCGACAGTGCCTGAGAAGCGGCCGTAGGCGGCGAAGTTGTGGCATGCGATGCGGCCACCATTGACCGAGCCTCGCTTGAGGATGCGGACGTTGCCGTAGGTGAGTTGGTCGCCATCGGTGGCGGTTTCAATGACCAAGTCACACGAGAGTGCCTGGTGGTCACATTCCGGGCATGCCGGCGCCGGGCCGATGCGCGGGGCTGAGAAATCTTCACCGCACTCGAAGCAGGTGACGGTGCGTTCATTGCGCAAGCGGCGACGAGCCGGCGAAGGATCGCTGTCGGGCAGACGGGCTTCGTTCTGTGGCTTTTGGCGTTGCTTCGGGCTGTAGGCCGGAGGATCCAGACCGAGGTCGTCAGGGCGTCGGGTTGGCAACGCGGTGTCGCGCGATGCGATGGGCGGCGGAGGGAAGCCGCTGTTGGCTTCGGATGGTTCTTCGCTCTTTGGTGAGAGCAGCTCTTGTGGAGGCAGCGGAGCAACCGGTGACTCTGGAACTTCAGGAGCCGGTGGCTGCGCTCCACGTACGGAAGTCATGGTGCCGCTGAACCGCCCCTTCCATTTGCCCAGCAATGATTGAATGCCTTGGAGGCCCTTCTCCAAGTGGATAGAACGCTCACGCGGGATTTTCGTGCGTTGGACGCCATCGCGCTGGATGTCCAAATGCGAGCGGCAGCCCTTGCAATAGAAGGACACCACTTGCGCGGGTTCCTGCTGCTGGTGGCCACATTTCGGGCAGGTGGTTTGAATCAGATCCTTCACGGTTTAGTCGGCACGGGATGAATGCGCGGACAGATAGTACAAAAAAACCTATCGGGCAACGGGGAGATGCCCCGACTGGCCCGATAGGTCGTAGAATCTTTCGATTAAGTGGTGTTTGCCGTTACTTGTTGGCCTTCACCAACTCAGGCTGGGACGAGCTCTGTCCGCCTGCAGGCTTCTGAGCGGGCTTGTCCGAGCCGGCCTTGGTGGCAGCTGCCGCGCCGACAATCGACTTACCGAGGAAGGTCGCACCTTCTTCAATGGCGAGGGTACGAGCTTTGACGTCGCCGAGAAGTTCTGAGTTCGACTTGAGTTCACAGCGCTCGGTGACGGTGATGTTGCCTTCGACTTTACCGAAGACGGTCACGGCTTTGACTGCGACTTCGCCCTTGATGTGGGCGTTCTCACCGATGGTGAGAGATCCATCCGAGGAGATTTCTCCTTCGATTTTTCCGTCGATGACGAGGTCATTGGAGAACTTGAGGGATCCTTTGATCTCGACGTCGTTGGAAAGGATGTTTTTGGTGGTGTTCATAGTAGGCTGTCGGCTGGTTGCCGGCTTTGGCTGCTGGGGGGTGTTCGTGTATGTAGGTTCCGGAGCGGGTGTGGCTGCCGGTGAATCTTGTTCGCGGGCGGAAAGTCCGATTGGTTCCATCGGCTTGTGGGCCCCTGTTTCTTGGTTTTTGGATCTCCTAAGCACGGGGGTAATTAGCCATTCTTGGAGAAATGAGTCAAAGATATTCCCCTGTGTGGCAGGAACTTTTTTAGTTAACTTTTGCGAATCAGTGTTCGGCTCTTAAGCCTTTTGTGAAAAGGGATGGAGCGTTTTATAAATCCGCCAGATCTTCGGCCGGGTAGGTCCAGATTTCGCTTAGAGTTGGGTGGTAATGCGGGGTGGTGGCGAGTTGCTCCGCTGTGGCACGGAAGCGCATCGCGACGACCACTTCGTGGATCAGTTCGCTGGCGTGTGGTCCGACTACCGCGCCGCCGATGATTTCTTTGGTTTCCCGG from Sulfuriroseicoccus oceanibius includes:
- a CDS encoding polymer-forming cytoskeletal protein; translated protein: MKDLIQTTCPKCGHQQQEPAQVVSFYCKGCRSHLDIQRDGVQRTKIPRERSIHLEKGLQGIQSLLGKWKGRFSGTMTSVRGAQPPAPEVPESPVAPLPPQELLSPKSEEPSEANSGFPPPPIASRDTALPTRRPDDLGLDPPAYSPKQRQKPQNEARLPDSDPSPARRRLRNERTVTCFECGEDFSAPRIGPAPACPECDHQALSCDLVIETATDGDQLTYGNVRILKRGSVNGGRIACHNFAAYGRFSGTVECTGRVEINFSGTLDAAITCRELVIPRRTDVKITGPVIADSIEVEGRIDAHALIHQDLNIPAGGEFQGKVTTRTVNVDDDALLAADLQIHSNPKELRDEFIRSTAS
- a CDS encoding bactofilin family protein yields the protein MNTTKNILSNDVEIKGSLKFSNDLVIDGKIEGEISSDGSLTIGENAHIKGEVAVKAVTVFGKVEGNITVTERCELKSNSELLGDVKARTLAIEEGATFLGKSIVGAAAATKAGSDKPAQKPAGGQSSSQPELVKANK